Proteins from one Coleofasciculus chthonoplastes PCC 7420 genomic window:
- a CDS encoding S8 family serine peptidase: MIPHPDSLPDDSPQTTPIPEESIGLLLQRGGEELGLLKVRDRFTLCSPEIPIEQLEQALSIHHQRQIPRTQLVEFTVDAEHRDETMQVARDREDVVFASHVYQLKDDPATFIYLGDQLTIQFNPDTDDATISAIETEFCLKSVRSLIGIPNTFIFQLTPNSPENPLKIANRLITRPEVLTAEPQIIVPKQPSYHPQDPLYPQQWYLNHSGGSNLAPRSHIDVEKAWDITRGNRSIVVAIADDAIDVNHPDFQGTGKIVAPKDFKDKDFIPLPSGSGESHGTACAGIAVAEENGQGIVGVAPGCALMPIRTSGYLDDTSIEELFDWAIENDASVVSCSWGAATVYFPLSLRQRAALTRAATEGRGGKGCVIVFAAGNANRPIHGTIFERGWTNELLRGPTNWLSGFAVHPDVIAVSACTSLSKKAAYSNWGTNVAVCAPSNNAPPGMWFEKTGFISTAPQVNAPTPGNGVFTTDLLGVAGYEVGDFVGSFGGTSSACPVVAGVAALVLSANPDLTAAQVKRILQDTADKIVDRDADSQLGMRLGTYDTNGYSQWFGYGKVNAFKAVQDAQKQRVQTAKVAQVLKRRNDHNLAIPDNNSRGVTSTLQITESGLVQDIQVTVDIEHDFLGDLEVELTSPKDQTVLLQSRTLGVNTQLQYTYSVDNTPALKSLLNQDSFGHWQLRVIDSVPTDTGKLKSWELVIGI, encoded by the coding sequence ATGATCCCGCATCCTGATTCTCTGCCAGACGATTCTCCTCAAACCACGCCGATTCCCGAAGAAAGCATCGGTCTGCTCCTGCAACGGGGCGGTGAAGAACTAGGATTACTAAAGGTGCGCGATCGCTTCACCCTTTGCTCCCCTGAAATCCCCATCGAGCAGCTAGAACAAGCCCTGAGTATCCACCACCAGCGTCAAATTCCCCGCACTCAGCTTGTGGAATTTACGGTTGACGCCGAACACCGGGATGAGACAATGCAAGTGGCACGCGATCGCGAAGATGTTGTCTTTGCTAGTCATGTTTACCAACTCAAGGACGATCCAGCGACCTTCATTTACCTGGGCGATCAACTAACGATTCAATTTAACCCCGACACCGATGACGCCACAATCTCCGCTATTGAGACCGAATTTTGCTTAAAATCAGTGCGATCGCTCATCGGTATTCCCAACACCTTTATCTTTCAACTCACCCCGAATTCCCCAGAGAATCCGCTAAAAATAGCCAATCGACTGATCACACGCCCCGAAGTCTTAACCGCAGAACCCCAGATCATTGTTCCCAAACAGCCGAGCTACCATCCCCAAGACCCCTTATACCCTCAACAGTGGTATCTAAATCACAGTGGTGGTTCAAATTTAGCCCCACGTTCTCATATTGACGTAGAAAAAGCCTGGGATATTACCCGGGGAAATCGCTCCATTGTCGTGGCAATAGCCGATGATGCCATTGATGTCAACCATCCCGATTTTCAAGGCACCGGAAAAATTGTCGCGCCCAAAGACTTTAAAGACAAAGACTTTATTCCTCTACCCAGTGGTTCTGGTGAAAGTCATGGCACCGCTTGTGCGGGGATTGCGGTGGCTGAAGAAAATGGTCAGGGTATTGTCGGTGTCGCACCTGGATGTGCGCTGATGCCCATTCGCACCAGTGGGTATCTGGATGATACAAGTATTGAAGAATTATTTGACTGGGCAATTGAAAATGACGCCAGCGTCGTTTCTTGTAGCTGGGGTGCGGCAACCGTTTACTTCCCCCTCTCCCTACGGCAACGGGCTGCCCTAACCCGTGCGGCGACTGAGGGACGCGGCGGGAAAGGCTGTGTGATCGTCTTTGCCGCCGGAAATGCCAATCGCCCCATCCATGGCACGATCTTTGAGCGCGGTTGGACAAATGAGTTACTACGTGGACCTACCAACTGGCTCAGTGGTTTCGCCGTACATCCAGATGTGATTGCGGTTTCGGCTTGCACCAGCCTGAGCAAAAAAGCGGCATACAGTAATTGGGGGACGAATGTCGCCGTTTGCGCCCCTAGCAACAATGCGCCGCCAGGAATGTGGTTTGAAAAAACAGGTTTTATTAGCACGGCTCCCCAAGTGAATGCCCCCACGCCGGGTAATGGTGTCTTTACTACCGACTTACTTGGCGTGGCTGGGTATGAAGTCGGTGATTTTGTGGGGAGTTTTGGTGGCACATCGAGCGCCTGTCCCGTTGTCGCGGGTGTTGCGGCGCTGGTTCTCTCCGCCAATCCTGATCTCACCGCTGCACAAGTCAAACGCATCCTGCAAGATACAGCCGACAAAATTGTAGACCGTGATGCGGATTCCCAGCTCGGTATGCGATTGGGTACTTATGATACGAATGGGTATTCCCAGTGGTTTGGTTATGGTAAGGTTAATGCTTTTAAAGCGGTACAAGATGCCCAAAAGCAACGAGTTCAAACGGCTAAAGTTGCCCAAGTTTTAAAACGACGCAATGATCACAACCTAGCTATTCCTGATAATAATTCCCGTGGTGTGACTAGCACGCTTCAAATTACTGAATCTGGTTTAGTGCAAGATATTCAGGTGACGGTGGACATTGAACATGACTTTTTGGGAGATTTAGAAGTGGAGTTGACATCACCCAAGGATCAGACTGTACTGTTACAAAGTCGTACATTGGGTGTCAATACTCAACTCCAATACACCTATTCGGTAGACAATACCCCTGCGCTCAAGTCGTTGCTGAATCAGGATAGTTTTGGTCATTGGCAGTTGAGGGTCATCGATTCTGTGCCGACGGATACAGGGAAACTTAAAAGCTGGGAATTAGTTATCGGAATTTGA